aattccaaaatgctgacctaccaaaaattgagaaatctgaagtttagttgtatgacaatgtatctgatttaattttcaaggggctgagagacttctaaatattttttgagtatttttgaatttttagcatttaccattgtttgctataggagttgtgcacccttacctggtaggtctgctgccctctagtggcagagctttcaaaaagtctcccattcagaCTCGTGAAGTTTTGCTTGAATGAtgttaatataggttttctcagtcaatttcggcaaatgagcagccaacttaaccaccaagctattctatttcgcgcgaaattgaATGCTACTGAGAAGGGTCAtttgatttcgttttatgattagtcaaatgtaatgttgtgtcattcaatttaacaaaataatcattcaatttaacaattcatcaaagcagcattcaattttgcagacgcttcttgaggcgtgtttgtcacgaaaaagaatgacgatacgctaaattgaacagagtgctaaaggaatttgactcgactcaaaacgaaagtGAATGGACGAATGCTGAATTTGAAacacagtaacaactggagaggcaaaacagctttaattcagacgcatgaaaatgaaattggctgctcatttgccgactTTGACCGAGAAAACGTATAGTATTATGAAGCACGAGGGAATCTGACTTGGTAACGCTtgaccagtcagtttcccttgtggtttttacttgatatttgaaataaaaaaattgcatcCCCTTGaagtgatcccctggctgccgcttcccaggttgtatcatgaaattgggtgtgatccctggctacatggcagatAACggttatggcttctgactggcccaaaagaacaaatatattgacataattgggagaccacccgctagatagctcagttggtaggtCAGTGATTTTTGTGAACAGTTGTTTCGTTTACAGATAAATAATTTTTCTTACAATTAATTTTTTACTTACAACAAtacgacctccttcaccaatgATGTCCATATCCAGTGCTATGTTGGTGTCACAGTTCATCTCGATAATCACATCAATGTTCTTGTCTGCAAAGGCAGTCTGAAAATtataattcataataataataacaacaacaaattcttatatagtgcatttcacaataaccgtatcaatgcgctttacattagtgccctggtcatagggccaataacaccCTTTTATTCTCAGCTCTTGGGAGTATGcgtgtaaggcgcttgtggcttttcatacacaatattaaCATCTACCCTGGCAGGAACTCATTTATAGAACAAATTGCAATAGAATAAAttggatggaacgaaaaatgcacggTGAATGACGTAGCGTATGTTTACTTGCTACATGTATCATGTGACGGACAGTCCTCCAATACAAATGGCAAAGATCTGCTTGTGTGTTATATAATAATGTCATACCTTCATCTGGTCCTTATAGTCTTCCGCTCTGTAGTCAATGGCGAAGTCTGCGCCTTGCTTCATTACCAGGTTTCGTCCCTCTGGTGTACCTGCTGTGCCGACGATAGTAGTTGCTCCAAAAGCACGTGCTATCTGAATGCATGCTAGACCAACCTGCATTCAGTATTTGGATAATAAAGTGAACCTGATTTAAGACGATTGATTTTGATGTATTGGGTTGATCAAATCTGACATCTCAGTGAAATTTAACTGCGTTAAATATGTTTGACCATTCAGTACAATGGATATGAGAAACCAGAggtcgtttgtttgtttatttgtttgctttttttgtttgtttgtttgtgtagaTTATCTTCCCAACAAAGGAAGTCGGAAAAGCTCCCAAAAGGAGATATAAATGCAAACGCCAAGCTGGTAACGGCCAAATtctctcaaacaaacattggtttagtctatgattatgaatggcACAAATTGTTAACTtcattcagtaactagacgataATACTTATTctaatcattgtgaaatcagtggtaagTTTAGCTGGATTCGAacacacaaccttgtgattgcaagtcctgcagtctaaccagtGATCACAGTGCCAAAGTCCGAAAAGTTTTCCCTTAACAAttatactactaataataataaggtcCCTCAGACCTattcttaaaagcagtggacactattggtaattactcaaaataattattgtcataaaaccttacttggtagtgagtaatggggagaggttgatagtataaaacattgtgagaaacggcttcctctgaagtggagtagttttcgagaaagaagtaattttccacaaatttgatttcgaaacctcaagtttagaatttgaggtctcgaaatcaaccatctaaacgcacacaactttgtgtgacaagggtgtttttttctttcatagttatctcgcaactccgatgaccaatcaagctcaaattttcaccggtttgttattttatgcatatgttgagatacaccaagtgagaagactggtctttgacatttaccaatagtgtccactggctttaatgtcATCCTACCTTTGATTTGCTAATCTTTATTAATCGACccttgttagttgcatcatgatgcaacttgctctctaatcctaccctttcatgtttccctgcattgttatcgaacgatgcatttaccacttttatggtccagaaatccatcctttcatactaaacatcctttgtcctcgccactttactcctattggttcattgccaccaattgtttctgaaacagaaactttgattggctataatttcCCCGCTTTTtcctggatccttcccttaatccctttcccctctctttttctataaatggatatgtatttgtttgtacttgttttatgcctctgaagaagatttggatcgaaagctaaggccatctaccctactcatattttaataataatttaaaaaaaatatatttataaagcgccaaatcaTTTTGGGCCAATCCCTCTCATACTCTCACCACAGTAATTCCTTTTAAATCATTGAACTAAAAAAACtccaatatatatatttgaatGTACATCTTTACCAATAAACATTAGTCTTGGAGATTTTTACCTGTCCGCTCGCTCCTTGGATCAGAACTGACTCCCCTTTCTCGATTCTTGCCCTGTTAAGACAAAAATCATGAATTAAGTTTGAGTTTGAATGAAGGATACAGTGTGCTTTATAATTGAGCACTCCACTCCAGAAAAAATGTCTTCAACAAAAGATGCTttgattcattaaaaaaaactttgcagCTTTGAAAACACTATTGCTTATTATTTTCTAacttttttattacaaatacaATATGCATGTTTATGATTCGCTCTGCcactagctaccaggcaatctcagtggtctaatcggtaagacactgctgtagaattacaaaggttgtgggttccaatcccacccatGTAATAACAACATGCCTATGATTTTGTCACAGAACTCAaacaagtactgagtatacagtgctaacacacatcagtgtaccaATCTATGTGGtatgtgtaaaaaacaaaaaacaaaaacaaacatatatCCCCTCCCTCTTTTTTGGACATTCAACAGGCTCCTCCCACCTCCAACTCCCCCACCCCCACTTTTCCAACTTTCCGCCTCCCACACATTCCCACACATTCCCACACATCCCCATCATGCttccttcaccccccccccccccccccccctgaaaagagccggttgggtctcgacgtttcgaacagtatactctgctcgtcttcaggagaatccCCTCCTTACATTCAAACTTACCTCTTGACCAAGGCCCTGTGTGCTGTGAAGTAAGGAATCGGAAGAACAGCTCCCTCGTTGAAGCTCAGCTTATCGTGAAGCAGGTACAAGTTATCTTCATTGGCTAGGGTGTATTCTGCGTAGGTTCCCGTGCGTCCACAGACCACGTAAACTCTATCGCCAGGCTGAATTAAGATAAATTTATATAAGTGAACCAAACTCAACTTCTGGTGAagctgtgggttcgaattcatTGGGAAGGCATTTACTGCAGCTGATCTCTTCGCCAAAAAGCTAGGTCCCCGGCAGGATAAAATGACAGATAATGTTCAGTGGATTCCAGGTGTTTGATATAAGTTTAAAAGTCGTGGACAGTATtggggtgtgggttcaaatttcGGTTATGGCACTCTTGAGCAATATGTTTTAACTGCAATTTACTCCCCTTCACATAGGAGAGAAAATTGTCCGTACCTTGCCACCACTTTTTAGTTTGTTATGAAGTAAAATAGTATTTACCTTACTCAAAACGAGatattccttttttattttattttattttttttatgaaaaagtaGTAATTACAGGATAAACctaactatacatgtacattgtacattctgCATATATTAtgagatttattttgttttcctgcgCACAATTATTTTGGACGGCGCACGCAGCAACCTCACATCAGTGTGTTTTAAATATCTTCATACCATTGAAGTCTGCACTATATACTTGGAAGGGAGTAGAAGatgtttttgtgaaatattttatggtactcttgtaattattttttaacgAGCTACCTTGAATTTGGTGACTTCACCACCGACTTGTTCCACGACTCCACTGCCGTCTACGCCCATAACACTCTGGGGTTTAAACAGGCTCGTCAAGAACAGTCCCTGCCGTACTCTGCCCTCAACCGAATTGATGCCTGCTGACTTTATCTTTACCAGAATCTGGAGAAGAAAacgggttaaaaaaaaacaaaacaggttcTTATATCCTCCTCTcaccagttttcacggtattatgcagttttctttgaattggggaaaaaaataatgatgcgatatatcaaccgatgccctgcCCTGATtatctttatttgtttatattaagtatggaaacataaattaaaacttgatggacattgaaatgttcgcaccacacaccgatcttcaatgacttcaactggtcccatttgttttgagttttttctgttttcaaggcaaacgagaaagaatggtttcccggtgaagccacaCGTGGTATAAATATCTGCAGTGACTGCAAGTGTTCTGTGAGagtctgtgtatgactctatagccagaagttgtcttcattttattaacaatatttttatgacattttaaaaataacaatagtaatttgcaaaaaaaaaaacaaaaaaaaaaaacattaaataataagtgtgaataattattggcttttaaatctaatttttaattgtttttaataaaacttTTTCCCCTtaacatttataataaagcgtaaaaataaaaagtgataattgaatcaccaagctgatgtttaatTATACtaatattgatacgagggttaacaaaaatatattagaaaataatataagCGAATGGCTTCTTTTAGCCTctttttttcccagaatgctcagcagaatgctcagtcacatgatttgatcatcgttaattgtgaattgaaatagtgtttgatgaaactttttcggtgggcaatttttttataaaggcctcaacattatgacatatttttgtaccttgtagaaatgcctaaaataccaaactttttatatttacaagtgcaaataaccagtggagcaatacgtgtttctaagttttggtcaagggagaggagactctttgcttggcaaataaaaccaacatttttgtatctaggggactgtttacatcgcgcacagagaggtaaaagatttgccatgattttagggacaccttgaaaataggacctcctacgatatagggaattttttcaataaccaTATCATTATCAATGCACTTTTCATTAGTTCTCTGGTCattgggtcaataacattccttttcTCAGCGCAGTGGAAAGTATACCACCCCGGGCAACCCGTAGCGCTCTGGCCagtggctttttcaaacacaacacCAATCTCTACCCtccactctaaaaactaaagagtttgaatccaacacttgcactGATGATTTCAGTGCCTATACACAGCATACCGACGTCGGGCTGACGTTAAAAAGGGTCATTTTAGGTCGGTGAAGGTCGCCGTCGGTGCCTGACGTTTGTGACACGTGATATTATGGTCAACCTATGACATTCAGGTTGGTGTTTAAATTTTGACGTCAGTAGTGTTCATAGGTTTTGGAGGTACGTCGGCTGGTCGACCACGTCAGAGCCAATGAACAGCTCTCACTGGGTAGCTCCACCCACAATTTACATACACGACGAACGTTG
The sequence above is a segment of the Asterias amurensis chromosome 12, ASM3211899v1 genome. Coding sequences within it:
- the LOC139944783 gene encoding quinone oxidoreductase-like isoform X1; this encodes MPPTTTAFFERTSFTNLQETFTAMETTSKMNGVVIDGYGGPEVLKHRSDVDVPTPGAKQILVKIKSAGINSVEGRVRQGLFLTSLFKPQSVMGVDGSGVVEQVGGEVTKFKPGDRVYVVCGRTGTYAEYTLANEDNLYLLHDKLSFNEGAVLPIPYFTAHRALVKRARIEKGESVLIQGASGQVGLACIQIARAFGATTIVGTAGTPEGRNLVMKQGADFAIDYRAEDYKDQMKTAFADKNIDVIIEMNCDTNIALDMDIIGEGGRIVIVGKKGEAKCDPSRLMLKEALMMGSGLRLATEEDRELIARDLYAGVEEGWLRPHINKVYSLEEAGTAHWEMENQRGALGKSIIAVE
- the LOC139944783 gene encoding quinone oxidoreductase-like isoform X2; translation: METTSKMNGVVIDGYGGPEVLKHRSDVDVPTPGAKQILVKIKSAGINSVEGRVRQGLFLTSLFKPQSVMGVDGSGVVEQVGGEVTKFKPGDRVYVVCGRTGTYAEYTLANEDNLYLLHDKLSFNEGAVLPIPYFTAHRALVKRARIEKGESVLIQGASGQVGLACIQIARAFGATTIVGTAGTPEGRNLVMKQGADFAIDYRAEDYKDQMKTAFADKNIDVIIEMNCDTNIALDMDIIGEGGRIVIVGKKGEAKCDPSRLMLKEALMMGSGLRLATEEDRELIARDLYAGVEEGWLRPHINKVYSLEEAGTAHWEMENQRGALGKSIIAVE